The window TGGAACCTCGCCCAGGTTCAGGGGCCTCAGCACCGTGCCCAGCACACCCGGTAGCAGGCTCAGGAGTAGCAGCGCCGGCCACAGCAGCGCGCCCCACCGCCGACCGGCCCTCACGCGCCCCTGGGTTCATGCGCCCGCAGCGCAGACCACTTGACCGTGCCCACCGGTTCGCCCCCCTGCGTGACGCCCAGGGTATCGGTGCCGTCGCGCAGCATGATGCTCAGGGCGCTGCGGGCGTTCAGAGCCGCGTCGATGCGGGGCAGGTTCTCGGGCACCGGGCCGGGCGTCATGAACTCCGCGACGGCTCGGCCCGCGAGCTGCCGCAGGGTGGCGTCCTCGCCCAGGAACTGGCGCACGAAGTCGCTGGCCGGGCGGTGGATCAGCTCATCGGGCGTCCCCACCTGCTCCAGCCGGCCGGCGTTCATCAGCGCGACCCGGTCGCCCAGGCGCAGGGCCTCGTCGATGTCGTGCGTGACCATCACGACCGTTTTCTTCAGCCGCTGCTGGATCTCCCGGAAGGCGTCCTGCAGGGCGTCACGGGCCAGCGGATCGAGGGCGCCGAAGGGTTCGTCCATCAGCAGCACGGGCGGATCGGCCGCCAGGGCGCGGGCCACGCCCACCCGCTGTGCCTGGCCCCCCGACAGCTCGGCGGGTTTCTTCTCCCGGAAGGTGGCCGGATCGAGGCCCACCAGGGCCAGCAGTTCGTCCACGCGACGGGCGGTCTCGCGGCGGTCACGGCCCAACAGGTCCGGCACGGTCGCAACGTTCTGCGCGACGTTCAGGTGTGGGAACAGCCCGATCTGCTGAATGACGTACCCGATGCCCCGGCGCAACGCCTCCGGGCGAAGGTCGCGGGTGTCCTGGCCCTGGAGCAGCACGCGCCCTCCGGTCGGTTCGATCAGTCGGTTGATCATGCGCAGGGTGGTGGTCTTCCCGCACCCAGACGGCCCCAGGAGTGCCGTGAGCTGCCCGTCGGGAAAGACCAGATCGAGATCGCGGACGGCGTACGTGTCGCCGTAGCGTTTCTCCAGACCCTGTACCTCGATCATAGGTGTCTCCAGAATTCATGTCGGATCATGCGACGCTCCCCAGTCGGCGGCCCAGCAGCTGCTCCAGGCCGCGCAGCAGGGCGTCCACGATGATGGCCAGCACGGCGGCCGGCACCGCCCCCAGCAGGATC of the Deinococcus sp. KSM4-11 genome contains:
- a CDS encoding ABC transporter ATP-binding protein — protein: MIEVQGLEKRYGDTYAVRDLDLVFPDGQLTALLGPSGCGKTTTLRMINRLIEPTGGRVLLQGQDTRDLRPEALRRGIGYVIQQIGLFPHLNVAQNVATVPDLLGRDRRETARRVDELLALVGLDPATFREKKPAELSGGQAQRVGVARALAADPPVLLMDEPFGALDPLARDALQDAFREIQQRLKKTVVMVTHDIDEALRLGDRVALMNAGRLEQVGTPDELIHRPASDFVRQFLGEDATLRQLAGRAVAEFMTPGPVPENLPRIDAALNARSALSIMLRDGTDTLGVTQGGEPVGTVKWSALRAHEPRGA